A stretch of the Bacillus anthracis str. Vollum genome encodes the following:
- a CDS encoding single-stranded DNA-binding protein, with protein MMNRVVLIGRLTKEPELYYTKQGVAYARVCVAVNRGFRNSLGEQQVDFINCVVWRKSAENVTEYCTKGSLVGITGRIHTRNYEDDQGKRIYITEVVIESITFLERRREGASQ; from the coding sequence ATGATGAATCGAGTTGTATTAATCGGTAGATTGACAAAGGAGCCAGAATTATACTACACAAAGCAAGGCGTCGCGTATGCACGAGTATGTGTTGCGGTGAATAGAGGATTTCGAAATAGTTTAGGTGAACAACAAGTAGATTTTATTAATTGTGTCGTTTGGCGAAAATCGGCTGAGAATGTAACTGAATATTGTACGAAAGGGTCTCTTGTTGGAATTACCGGACGTATTCATACGAGGAATTACGAGGATGATCAAGGAAAGAGAATATATATAACGGAAGTCGTGATAGAGAGCATTACATTTTTGGAGAGAAGGCGCGAAGGTGCATCGCAATAA
- a CDS encoding BrxA/BrxB family bacilliredoxin — MSNAYEEYMRQMVIPMRQELVRSGFEELTTEEAVTEFMENTTGTTLVVVNSVCGCAAGLARPSAGQAVVRAEKQPDHLVTVFAGQDKDATAKMREYFGEIPPSSPSMALLKGKEVVHFIHRHEIEGATMDEIITNLEQAFEKNC, encoded by the coding sequence ATGTCAAATGCTTATGAAGAATACATGCGCCAAATGGTAATCCCAATGCGTCAAGAATTAGTGCGCTCTGGGTTTGAAGAGTTAACTACAGAAGAAGCTGTAACAGAATTTATGGAAAACACAACGGGTACAACTTTAGTAGTTGTAAACTCTGTTTGTGGTTGTGCAGCTGGTTTAGCACGTCCATCAGCAGGTCAAGCGGTTGTTCGTGCTGAAAAACAACCTGATCATCTTGTAACTGTATTTGCAGGTCAAGATAAAGATGCTACTGCAAAAATGCGTGAATACTTCGGAGAAATTCCTCCATCTTCACCATCAATGGCATTATTAAAAGGAAAAGAAGTTGTTCACTTCATTCACCGTCATGAAATTGAAGGTGCAACTATGGACGAAATTATTACGAACTTAGAACAAGCTTTTGAAAAGAATTGCTAA
- a CDS encoding class I SAM-dependent methyltransferase: MIVTTAGRTNKEMTDYAKQVAAELNGSFVKRNDIPVHKLHEQYEQDVLVVGKNRLAIYPKGTEESFFFHPNSAMFRVKRLMRGEHDPFVQATQLESGMTVLDCTLGMASDSIVASYMVGESGKVTGLEGNEYMAYIMENGLKTWSSSVSEIDEAMQRIDVKQTEHYAFLKQCGDNSYDVVYLDPMFEETVIESDGIKGLKHFALYHDITDETIAEAKRVARKRVVLKDHFRSSRFEKHNFHVYKRKSAKFHFGVIDPC; the protein is encoded by the coding sequence ATGATCGTAACAACAGCAGGAAGAACGAATAAAGAAATGACAGATTATGCAAAGCAGGTGGCCGCAGAATTAAATGGTTCATTCGTTAAACGTAACGACATACCAGTACATAAACTGCATGAGCAATATGAACAAGATGTACTTGTTGTAGGGAAGAACCGATTAGCTATTTATCCGAAAGGTACGGAAGAGTCATTTTTCTTTCATCCAAACTCAGCGATGTTTCGTGTGAAAAGATTAATGCGCGGAGAACACGACCCGTTTGTACAAGCCACGCAATTAGAGAGTGGAATGACAGTGTTAGATTGTACGCTCGGTATGGCATCAGATAGTATTGTAGCGAGTTATATGGTTGGTGAAAGTGGAAAAGTAACCGGACTTGAAGGCAATGAGTATATGGCTTATATTATGGAAAATGGTTTGAAAACATGGTCTTCATCTGTTTCTGAAATTGATGAAGCAATGCAACGAATTGATGTGAAGCAAACGGAGCATTACGCGTTTTTAAAACAATGTGGAGACAATAGCTATGATGTTGTGTATCTTGATCCAATGTTTGAAGAAACTGTTATAGAATCAGATGGAATTAAAGGATTAAAACACTTCGCTTTGTATCATGATATTACTGACGAAACAATTGCGGAGGCAAAACGAGTGGCGAGAAAACGTGTCGTTTTAAAAGATCATTTTCGTAGTTCTAGATTTGAAAAACACAATTTTCACGTATACAAAAGAAAAAGTGCTAAGTTTCACTTTGGTGTAATTGACCCTTGCTAA
- a CDS encoding DUF2085 domain-containing protein, giving the protein MIRNMILQIPCHRRSDRSFLKLQKYIPLCARCTGMLIGILMFPIYFYITLSFLFAIILSFSAQIPLLIDGFTQKWKWRSSTNLLRVTTGVLSGNGMGLFISSSVIWILS; this is encoded by the coding sequence TTGATTCGAAATATGATTTTACAAATTCCTTGTCATAGAAGATCAGATAGAAGTTTTCTTAAACTACAAAAATACATACCTTTATGTGCGCGTTGTACAGGCATGCTTATCGGTATATTAATGTTTCCAATTTATTTTTATATAACACTTTCATTTCTTTTTGCAATTATACTATCATTTTCTGCTCAAATTCCGTTACTTATTGATGGATTTACCCAAAAGTGGAAATGGAGAAGTAGCACAAATTTACTAAGAGTAACTACTGGTGTATTAAGCGGTAATGGTATGGGGTTATTTATTTCATCAAGTGTTATTTGGATATTATCTTAA
- a CDS encoding Bax inhibitor-1/YccA family protein: MRTSNPMLKKEAFRKEGASASAMTIGGTVGKTFIMLILLLATSVYSYIQMMEGTMKMPVLIGALIVAAIIAFASMFFPRISPFGAPIYAAVEGVVLGSISAVYTMKFGDSIVLNAVLLTISILFAMLVLYATRVVKVTDKFRTGVMAATLGIMVMYLVVFLLNMFGVTVPYIHQGGTIGIIISAVVIVVAALNLLLDFDLIENGVRSQAPKYMEWYTAMGLMLTLVWLYLEILRFVSYFTKND; this comes from the coding sequence ATGAGAACATCTAATCCAATGTTGAAAAAAGAGGCATTCCGTAAAGAGGGAGCAAGCGCTTCTGCAATGACTATTGGCGGAACAGTAGGCAAAACGTTTATTATGCTTATCTTGCTACTTGCAACGTCTGTCTATTCATACATACAGATGATGGAGGGTACGATGAAGATGCCAGTATTAATTGGTGCTTTAATCGTTGCGGCAATCATCGCATTTGCGTCTATGTTCTTCCCACGTATTTCACCTTTTGGTGCACCAATCTATGCGGCAGTAGAAGGGGTTGTGTTAGGTAGTATTTCAGCAGTTTATACAATGAAATTTGGCGATTCAATCGTTTTAAATGCTGTTTTACTAACAATCTCAATTCTATTTGCAATGTTAGTGTTATATGCAACACGTGTAGTAAAAGTAACGGATAAATTCCGTACAGGCGTGATGGCAGCAACACTTGGAATTATGGTTATGTATTTAGTAGTATTTCTACTAAACATGTTTGGTGTAACGGTTCCGTACATTCACCAAGGCGGTACGATTGGTATTATTATTAGTGCAGTTGTTATCGTAGTTGCTGCATTAAACTTATTACTAGATTTCGATTTAATCGAAAATGGTGTACGTAGTCAAGCTCCGAAATATATGGAGTGGTACACTGCAATGGGACTAATGCTTACATTAGTTTGGTTATACTTAGAAATTCTTCGTTTCGTTTCTTACTTTACGAAAAATGACTAA
- the argS gene encoding arginine--tRNA ligase, whose product MDYKTQFAESLSNIFTNELTQQQILDLIETPKQDEFGDAAFPCFSLAKQYKKSPAIIAKEVAEKLSDPFFTKVEAVGPYVNVFFNRDTVSDAVLKTILAEKEEYGKNYFGCEKTVVIDYSSPNIAKPFSMGHLRSTMIGNSLKHIAEKCGYEVVGINYIGDWGTQFGKLITAYKKWGNEAVVKEDPIRELFKLYVQFHEEVKDDEELEEEGRAWFKKLEEGDEEAVELWNWFRHESLKEFSRIYELLGVEFTNFQGEAFYNNLMEDFIGILEEHDLLEESEGALVVNLEEEGMPPCLIRKSDGATIYATRDLTAALYRQNTFGFDKALYVVGPEQSLHFNQFFTVLKKLGYTWVDGMEHVPFGFILKDGKKMSTRKGRVILLEEVLEEAIELAKQNIEEKNPNLKQKEEVAKQVGAGAVIFHDLKNERMHNIEFSLENMLKFEGETGPYVQYTHARACSILRKESVEFETCTFALKDDHSWSVVKLLNKFPQVIEIAFNKNEPSVISKYVLDVAQSFNKYYGNVRILEESEEKDSRLALVYAVTVVLKEGLRLLGVEAPEEM is encoded by the coding sequence ATGGATTATAAAACGCAGTTTGCGGAAAGTTTATCTAATATTTTTACGAATGAATTAACGCAACAGCAAATTTTAGATTTAATTGAAACACCGAAACAAGATGAATTTGGAGATGCTGCATTTCCGTGTTTTTCACTTGCGAAGCAATATAAAAAATCACCAGCTATTATCGCAAAGGAAGTTGCAGAGAAATTAAGTGATCCGTTTTTTACGAAAGTAGAGGCTGTTGGTCCTTATGTAAATGTATTTTTTAATCGTGATACAGTAAGTGATGCAGTATTAAAAACGATTTTAGCGGAGAAAGAAGAGTACGGTAAAAATTATTTTGGATGTGAAAAAACGGTCGTTATCGATTATTCCTCACCTAATATCGCGAAACCTTTTTCAATGGGGCATTTACGTTCTACAATGATTGGAAATTCATTGAAGCATATCGCTGAAAAATGTGGGTATGAAGTTGTAGGAATTAATTATATTGGAGACTGGGGAACACAGTTTGGAAAGTTAATTACGGCTTATAAAAAATGGGGAAATGAAGCAGTAGTGAAAGAGGATCCAATACGTGAATTATTTAAGTTATATGTTCAATTTCATGAAGAGGTAAAAGACGACGAAGAATTAGAAGAAGAAGGACGCGCTTGGTTTAAGAAATTAGAAGAAGGTGATGAAGAAGCTGTTGAACTTTGGAATTGGTTCCGCCACGAATCCTTAAAAGAATTTTCTCGTATTTATGAACTTCTCGGTGTGGAATTTACTAATTTTCAAGGAGAAGCTTTTTATAATAATTTAATGGAAGACTTTATTGGGATTTTAGAGGAACATGATTTACTTGAAGAGTCAGAAGGTGCATTAGTCGTTAATTTAGAAGAAGAGGGCATGCCACCTTGCTTAATTAGAAAATCAGATGGTGCGACGATTTACGCAACGCGTGACTTAACGGCAGCTCTATATCGTCAAAACACATTTGGTTTTGATAAAGCGTTATACGTAGTTGGCCCAGAACAAAGTTTACACTTCAATCAATTCTTCACTGTATTAAAAAAGCTCGGCTACACTTGGGTTGATGGCATGGAACATGTACCGTTTGGGTTCATTTTAAAAGACGGTAAGAAAATGTCCACACGTAAAGGAAGAGTTATTTTACTTGAAGAAGTACTTGAGGAAGCAATCGAACTTGCAAAACAAAATATTGAAGAGAAAAATCCAAACTTGAAACAGAAAGAAGAAGTAGCAAAGCAAGTCGGCGCTGGCGCAGTCATCTTCCACGATTTAAAAAATGAGCGTATGCACAATATTGAATTCTCATTAGAAAATATGCTGAAATTCGAAGGGGAAACAGGCCCGTACGTACAATACACACATGCACGTGCTTGCTCTATTTTAAGAAAAGAAAGTGTAGAATTTGAAACGTGTACATTTGCATTAAAAGATGATCATAGCTGGAGTGTTGTAAAATTACTCAATAAATTCCCACAAGTAATTGAAATAGCCTTCAACAAAAATGAACCATCGGTTATTTCGAAATACGTATTAGATGTAGCGCAATCGTTTAATAAATATTACGGGAATGTGCGTATATTAGAAGAGAGTGAAGAGAAAGACAGTAGACTGGCATTAGTGTATGCTGTGACGGTTGTATTAAAAGAGGGGTTACGTTTACTTGGGGTGGAGGCACCTGAGGAGATGTAA
- a CDS encoding thiol-disulfide oxidoreductase DCC family protein — MIVFYDSWCPMCTAVADRTKKLDKKGKVKFVSFRDKEVVEKYELSQELQSKMEQRLYIFKNNKWYDGIHSIHVLAKSIPSYWFAVPFIKLSIVLGFGSKVYDYIANNRKLVPVGHCREGICEISTKK; from the coding sequence ATGATTGTTTTCTATGATAGTTGGTGTCCGATGTGTACGGCGGTTGCAGATCGTACGAAAAAATTAGATAAAAAAGGTAAGGTGAAATTTGTTTCATTTCGAGATAAAGAGGTAGTTGAAAAGTATGAACTTTCTCAAGAACTACAAAGTAAGATGGAACAAAGATTGTATATTTTTAAAAATAATAAGTGGTATGACGGCATTCATAGCATACATGTATTAGCAAAGTCCATTCCATCTTATTGGTTTGCGGTGCCTTTTATAAAGCTATCTATCGTACTTGGATTTGGAAGTAAAGTATATGATTATATCGCTAACAATAGAAAACTTGTCCCAGTTGGACATTGCCGCGAAGGGATTTGTGAAATCTCTACAAAAAAATAA
- a CDS encoding TetR/AcrR family transcriptional regulator, with the protein MLRETRKKELKELIFLKAVQLFQERGYENVTVQDITTACGIAKGTFFNYFPKKENILLFLGDSQIELWNESLKTYENVEHPKERIKLVLGDLLDRFTGHGDLMKHAIFEIIKSNYLVENELKSIQQLQEGLSSIITEAKETGKLNSQWDINIITSTVMSTYFYTLMSHSLLHGNEINAKNILNQQLDVVWEGINQK; encoded by the coding sequence ATGCTTAGAGAAACGAGAAAAAAAGAGTTAAAGGAACTTATATTTCTAAAAGCAGTACAGCTCTTTCAAGAACGCGGGTACGAAAATGTAACGGTTCAAGATATTACTACTGCATGTGGGATAGCGAAGGGCACTTTCTTCAACTACTTTCCGAAAAAGGAAAACATATTATTATTTTTAGGTGATTCTCAAATTGAGCTATGGAATGAAAGTTTAAAAACTTACGAAAATGTGGAACATCCAAAAGAAAGAATCAAACTTGTTTTAGGCGATTTACTGGATCGATTTACTGGACATGGTGATTTAATGAAGCATGCCATCTTTGAGATTATAAAGTCAAACTACTTAGTAGAAAATGAATTAAAAAGTATACAACAGCTACAAGAAGGTTTGTCTTCAATTATTACAGAAGCGAAAGAGACAGGAAAATTAAACAGTCAATGGGATATAAATATTATCACTTCTACTGTTATGAGCACTTATTTTTATACACTAATGTCGCATTCGCTACTACATGGAAATGAAATCAATGCGAAAAATATTCTCAATCAACAATTAGATGTTGTTTGGGAAGGTATTAATCAAAAGTGA
- a CDS encoding conserved virulence factor C family protein has protein sequence MKIKAIEPTPSPNTMKVILNEVLPSGARNNYTNENKEQAPMQVQEILKIEGIKGVYHVADFLAVERNAKYDWKVLLQQVRAVFGEEVVEESEEQQLAHFGEVKVFVQMFFTIPMQVKLTDGTTEERVGLPDRFKESIMKVQMSAPNVVKERKWVEQSTRYGNFEEIGKEVVEEIVAAYSEERVNETVKELLNQAGAVEVTIQKREPYKVTEEMMKDADWKKRFAALEQMDPTEEDIPVLKMALDDEKVSIRRLATAYLGMVKGDEVLPLLYKALLDRSVSVRRTAGDCLSDVGDPAAMFVMIKSLKDSSKLVRWRAAMFLFELGDESAIPALKAAQDDPEFEVAMQARLALERIEGGEEAKGSVWKQMTESRKGE, from the coding sequence GTGAAGATTAAAGCAATTGAACCGACGCCAAGTCCAAATACAATGAAAGTTATTTTGAATGAAGTATTACCATCAGGAGCACGTAATAATTATACAAATGAAAATAAAGAACAAGCACCAATGCAAGTACAAGAAATTTTGAAAATTGAAGGCATTAAAGGTGTATATCATGTAGCCGACTTTTTAGCAGTGGAGCGAAATGCGAAGTATGACTGGAAAGTTTTATTACAACAAGTTCGTGCTGTTTTCGGTGAAGAAGTAGTAGAAGAAAGTGAAGAACAACAACTTGCTCATTTTGGGGAAGTGAAAGTGTTTGTTCAAATGTTCTTTACAATTCCAATGCAAGTAAAGTTAACAGATGGGACGACAGAAGAACGTGTTGGTTTACCAGATCGTTTTAAAGAATCAATTATGAAAGTGCAAATGTCTGCACCAAACGTTGTAAAAGAGCGTAAATGGGTGGAACAAAGTACACGTTACGGTAACTTTGAAGAAATTGGGAAAGAAGTAGTAGAAGAGATTGTTGCTGCTTATTCAGAAGAACGTGTAAATGAAACGGTCAAAGAATTATTAAATCAGGCAGGTGCTGTTGAAGTAACGATTCAAAAGCGTGAGCCATATAAAGTAACAGAAGAGATGATGAAGGATGCTGACTGGAAAAAACGTTTCGCAGCATTAGAACAAATGGATCCTACTGAAGAAGATATTCCAGTGTTGAAGATGGCGTTAGATGATGAAAAAGTTTCGATTCGCCGTTTAGCAACAGCGTATTTAGGTATGGTAAAAGGTGATGAAGTATTGCCGTTATTATATAAAGCGCTATTAGATCGTTCAGTAAGTGTTCGCCGTACAGCGGGCGATTGTTTATCAGATGTAGGTGATCCGGCAGCGATGTTTGTTATGATTAAATCTCTGAAAGATTCAAGTAAATTAGTACGCTGGCGTGCAGCAATGTTCTTATTTGAACTTGGAGATGAAAGTGCGATTCCAGCATTAAAAGCAGCGCAAGATGATCCAGAGTTTGAAGTAGCGATGCAAGCTCGTCTAGCATTAGAGCGTATTGAAGGCGGCGAAGAAGCAAAAGGTTCTGTATGGAAACAAATGACGGAGTCTCGTAAAGGGGAATAA
- a CDS encoding class I SAM-dependent methyltransferase, with amino-acid sequence METYDWNSKLTYLKNTRDLYYNDDYVSFLVNTVWRITKPVHIVDYGCGYGYLGLILMPLLPKGSKYTGIDSGGTLLAEARELFRLLPYETQFLEGDATEIELNDTYDIAICHAFLLHMSSPKTMLQKMMHSVKKGGKIICFEPHWISNMSSYFLDGENQSEIIRLGTLQKLFESDTQRNGKDGNIGMKIPIYLSELGVKNIECRVSDKVNFLDSNMHHNSKAKLYHSLKEEGIAENPGDKQQFIGRLIDRGLTYDDALAQYEAELQFFKAFHIHSSLVYAPNMKITFGEIVC; translated from the coding sequence TTGGAAACGTATGATTGGAACAGTAAACTAACTTATTTAAAAAATACAAGAGATTTATATTACAATGACGATTATGTAAGCTTTTTAGTAAATACAGTTTGGAGAATCACTAAGCCAGTACATATCGTTGATTACGGTTGTGGATATGGTTATTTAGGCTTAATATTAATGCCATTACTTCCAAAAGGATCAAAGTATACAGGCATTGATAGCGGGGGAACATTACTTGCTGAAGCGAGAGAATTGTTTCGTTTACTTCCATATGAGACACAATTTCTTGAAGGAGATGCTACAGAAATTGAATTGAACGATACATATGATATAGCAATTTGTCATGCGTTCTTGTTACATATGAGTTCACCAAAAACGATGTTACAAAAAATGATGCATTCAGTTAAAAAGGGCGGAAAAATAATCTGTTTTGAACCACATTGGATATCAAATATGTCTTCATACTTTTTAGATGGGGAGAATCAATCGGAAATTATTAGGTTAGGCACTTTGCAGAAGTTATTTGAAAGTGACACACAGAGAAACGGAAAAGATGGAAATATCGGCATGAAAATACCGATATATTTAAGTGAATTAGGTGTGAAAAATATTGAATGTAGAGTAAGTGATAAAGTGAACTTTTTAGATTCTAATATGCACCATAATAGTAAAGCGAAGTTGTATCATTCATTAAAGGAAGAGGGGATTGCGGAGAATCCAGGTGATAAACAGCAATTTATAGGACGTTTAATAGACAGAGGATTAACATATGATGATGCGCTAGCTCAATATGAAGCTGAACTACAATTTTTTAAAGCATTTCATATACATTCTTCATTAGTATACGCTCCGAATATGAAAATTACATTTGGTGAAATAGTATGTTAA
- a CDS encoding DUF4318 domain-containing protein, protein MMKEKKGIMKKLFSKSFFIELDDALTYPSGEVITSAIESYTAECNEQLKFESKVKPIIFYLEEVLYRAEVKMARGGYYISCSEV, encoded by the coding sequence ATGATGAAAGAGAAGAAAGGGATTATGAAAAAACTATTTTCTAAAAGTTTTTTCATAGAACTAGATGATGCTTTAACGTATCCATCGGGAGAAGTTATTACTTCAGCTATTGAAAGTTATACAGCTGAATGTAATGAACAACTGAAATTTGAGAGTAAAGTAAAACCGATAATTTTCTACTTAGAAGAAGTATTGTATCGAGCGGAAGTAAAGATGGCCCGCGGAGGATATTACATTTCATGCAGTGAAGTATAA